A segment of the Terribacillus aidingensis genome:
AAAAGAGAAAATCAGAATCCGTTTGAAAGCATACGATCACAGAATCCTTGATCAGTCTGCAGAGAAAATCGTAGATACAGCGAAACGTTCTGGTGCGAACGTATCAGGTCCGATTCCGCTTCCTACAGAGAAATCTGTATACACAATTCTACGTGCGGTGCACAAATAT
Coding sequences within it:
- the rpsJ gene encoding 30S ribosomal protein S10, with the protein product MAKEKIRIRLKAYDHRILDQSAEKIVDTAKRSGANVSGPIPLPTEKSVYTILRAVHKYKDSREQFEMRTHKRLIDIVSPTPQTVDSLMRLDLPSGVDIEIKL